A window of Mycolicibacterium madagascariense genomic DNA:
GCAGTTGACCGACGCGCCGCGCTACGCCGAGCTGATCAAGCGGACGCAGTGGTGGGGTCGGCAGATGCTGATCTGGGGCGTGCACGTCCACGTGGGAGTGTCCTCGGCGCACAAGGTCATGCCCATCATCACCTCGCTGCTCAACCAGTATCCGCACCTGTTGGCGCTGTCGGCGTCGTCGCCGTTTTGGGATGGCGGCGACACCGGTTATGCGAGCAACCGCGCCATGATGTTCCAACAGCTTCCGACCGCGGGCCTGCCCTTCCACTTTCAGGAATGGTCGCAGTTCGAGCAGTTCGTCCACGATCAGAAGAAGACCGGCATCATCGACCACATGAATGAAATCCGTTGGGACATCAGGCCGTCCCCACATCTCGGCACCATCGAGGTGCGGATCTTCGACGGGGTGTCCAACATTGCGGAGCTCGGCGCGCTGGTCGCGCTGACCCACTGCCTCATCGTGGACCTGGACCGCCGGCTCGACGCGGGGGAGCACCTGCCGACGATGCCGCCGTGGCACGTGCAGGAGAACAAGTGGCGCGCAGCGCGTTACGGGCTCGACGCGGTGATCATCCTCGACGAGGACAGCAACGAACGCCTCGTCACCGAGGATCTCGACGAGCTGCTGAACCGACTCGAGCCCGTCGCGGCGTCACTGGGTTGCGCCGACGAACTGGCCCAGGTCGCCGACATCTACGCCAGGGGTGCCTCTTATCAACGGCAGCGTCGAGTCGCCGAGGACACCGACGGTGACCTGGTGGCCGTGGTCGATTCGCTGATCGCCGAGTTGGAGCTGTAGCCGTGGCCATCCGACCGATGTTTCCGCTCGAGTCCGTGCGACTGCCGGGCGAGGGCTTGCCCTTGCGAATCTTCGAACCCCGCTACGGTCAGCTGGTTCGCGAATGCCTGTCTGGCGCAGGAGAATTCGGTGTCGTGCTCATCGCCGCGGGCCGAGAGGTCGGCGGCGCGGACGTGCGCTGTGACGTCGGATCGATGGCCCACATCGTAGAGAGCCACGACTTCGGTAGCGGCCAATACCTCATCGAATGCGAGATGAGAGAACGGTTTCGGGTGGTGTCCTGGCTCGACGACGACCCGTACCCGCGGGCCGACGTCGAGCCATGGCCCGACGAGCCGGGGAGCACCGTCACGGGTGCGGACATCGGCGTCGTCGAGGACCGGGTGATGGAACTGTTCGAGCGCATTGCGGCCGCGCAGAACGCCACCCTGCCGTCGCGCGCCGAACTTCTCGGCGAACCAGAGCCGGGTCAGGGTGCGGGAGATCGGTTGTACGCCTTGGCTTCCCGAGTTCCCATGGGCCAGGCGGATCGCTATTCGATCTTGGAGGCGCCGTCCGCGGCGGCCCGCTTGGACGCGCTGCGCGAAGGCGTCGAGACCGTGGCGGCGATGATCGAATTCCAGCTCGCCGACGGCGGGGATGCGGGCCAGACGTAGCCCACATCCCCGCCGAACGACTCAGGCCAATTTAGGCCGGGGTCTTGGCGTCCGGGGTCTTGGCGTCCGGGGTCGTAGCGTCAGGGGCCTTGGCCGCGGGGATTGGAGTCTTGGCTCCTGCCGCGCCGGCCTTGCCCGGCTTCCCTGCGGCGCCTGTGCCACCGGGCCCGCCCGCACCACCTTCGCCAGCGCCCTTGCCGTCGGGGGTTTGGGAGTCGCCGCCCTTGCCGCCGTCCCCGCCCGTGCCGCTGACCTTTCCGCCCGCACCGCCGGCGCCGCCCTTGCCGCCGTTCGCCGCTAGCGAACCCGTTGCGCTTGCGTTGCCGCCCGCGCCGCCGGTGCCGCCCTTGCCGAACGCGGTCGTCGTGGCGTCTCCGCCATTCCCACCGTCACCGCCGGTCGAGAGGTCCGTTTGCGCCGACGCCGCCCCGCCGGCTCCACCGGTACCGGGGGTGCCGCCGTGGGCACCGCGGAGTCCGAGGTCGTTGCCGCCGTCTCCGCCCTTGCCTCCCTTGCCGCCCTTGGCGATGGCGTCGGCGTACGCCTTCGCGACACCCGCGTCGCCGCCCTTGCCTCCTTCGATGAACCCGGCGCCGCCCGCTCCGCCGTCGCCGCTGGTCGCGATCTGCGCGGGAACGCCTGTCTTCGCCTTCTCATCACCGACCACGCTATCGCCGCCGGCGCCGCCCTGGCCTCCGGACCAGAAGGGGGCCCCGCCGCCGGCGCCACCCTTGCCGCCGTTGGCGCTGCCGTTCACCGAGTCGGCCTTTCCGCCGTGGCCACCGGCACCGCCGGTGCCGAGGAAGCCGCCTTGGCCGCCGTTGCCGCCGGCGGCGCCCTTGGCGAGGGTGGCATCGACGGTGCCGATGGTGGCGTTCGCCGGCAGTTCGTTGTGGTCCGCGCCGCCCGCCCCGCCGTCGCCGCCGTTGCCTTGGATCGCACCGCCGTGGCCGCCCAGTCCGCCCTGTGTGGCGGCCTGCTGCTGGGCGCCGTCCTTGTAGAGGGCCGCAGTTCCGTCGCCACCCTTGCCGCCGTTGCCGAACAGGAACGCGTTGCCGCCGCGTCCGCCGTTGGCGCCGTTGCCGCCGTTGCCGAACAACAGGCCGCCGTCCTCGCCGTTGCACGCATTGCCCTTGCAATCGGCGGCCGCGTTACGGCCGTTGCCGATGAGCCATCCGCCGGGTCCCACGAGGGGACGGCCGAGGGCGGCGCCGACGCCGCCGTCCTTCTTCACGGCTGCCCCGTCGATGGCCGTGGGTGCCACGTCGACCTTCGCGGTCGCGTCGGTGACGCATCCGGGGGTGCCGGCCACGCACTCCGCGGCCGCGAGGGCGATGCGATCGGCGGCGGATCTCATCGGCACGTGCGAGGACTCGTACATCGACGTGGCGGACGCCAGTGCGCCCAGTCCGATGATCGCCGCCCCGGCGGCTCCGGTGGCCACGGTCTTGGACCGCGAGTAGGGCGCGGATGCGCGGTGTCTTCCAGCCTTCACGGGCATGAAGTTCTTCTCCCTTTGATTCGGATCGTGTTCGCCATCAACGGATCTCGATGAGGACCGAGATGGTCGGTGACGAATATTCAGTCGAGGTGCGGTATTCGTCAAACTCGTGCAAATGCGTCGCAGGCCTTTGGCGTCGACGAATGGAACATCAAAATCGATGTGCTGCAGCTAGTTTCGTGTCCAGGCGTGCAATGCGGACCGTTCAATCAGGCACGGCCCGCCGTCATTCGGGCTGCCCGTGTTTTCCTTGCGTTCCGGGATGACCGCCGACACCGCCCCCGCCGGCTGCGCCACCCTTGCCGGACTTTCCCTTGGCGAACGACTGACCGCCCTCACCCCCATTTCCACCGTTGCCCAGAGCGCTCCGTCCGCCGGGACCGCCGTCGCCCGCCGTCGATGACTCGTTGGCGGCGTCCAGGTCGCCGCCCCAACCGCCGTTGCCGCCGTCCCCGAAGCCGGTGCTCGCGCCCCCAGCTCCGCCAGGACCGCCCTTCGCGAGTGCCTTCCCCACGCCAAAGCCCTCGCCACCGCGACCACCGTGGCCGCCGCGGCTCAAGCCCGCCCCACCACGACCACCTGGACCGCCGGTCGCCGAGTAATCGGACCCGTCGGTCACGCGGGCACTCCCGCCTTCGCCGCCGTGGCCACCATGTCCCATCGGCGCGCTCCCGCCATCGCCTCCGACGCCCCCGACCACCTGACCGACGAGTGAGCGGATGTAGCCGCCGGAGCCACCGTCGCCACCGTCGCCGCCGAGCAGGCCGGCGTTGCCACCGCGAGCGCCGCGGCCCGCCACGGGGAGACTGGCGGGGTCGGGCGTCACGCCGGGAACGTGGGTGGAGCCCTGATTGTCGCTGCCGCCGTTTCCGCCTGCGCCTCCGTCGCCGTAGAAGAATCCTCCGTGCCCACCGCTGCCACCGTCGGTCGAGAGGGACTTGCGCACCCCGGCGTCGTAGACGGCATCTCGGCCGTTGGCGCCGCGACCGCCATTGCCGAAGAGGAAGGCGTTGCCGCCGCCGCCCCCGTTGGCACCGTTGCCACCGTTACCGGCGAGCAGCCCGCCGTCGCCACCCCGGCAGGCCCGACCCGTGCAGTCCTTCGCCGCGTCGCGACCGTTGCCGATGAGCCAACCCCCCGGCCCGATGACGGGGCGCCCAGCGGGACGGGGGACGGCATGGTCGGTGGTGGTGCACGTGGGATCGCCCACCGCGCACACGGCGGCGTTCGACGGGACCTCGGCACGAGCCGTCGCCGCGGCGGGCGTCAAGACACCCCATCCGACGATGGCCGCTCCGGCCACGCCGACGAGCACGGGTGACATTGGTGAGGTCGCCAAGGGCCGATGCCGTCGAGAATTGCCACGCACGTCGATGTTCTCCCTCGTCGAAGCCGAGGCGTCCGATCGAGCCCCGGTCGACGAATGATGGCCGATGTCAACATGATCAACCAACGCGTGTGCAAGCGCGCCCACCGGCCACCGGGCGTGATCAGGGACCGGTGAGCCGACGTCCCTCGACGAAGATGCTGTCGGGATTCTGCAGATCCCTTGACAGGTGCGGCTTGTGACGGGCCATCAGGGTGGCCGTCGTCTCCGTGCTGACGTCCCAACCGTGGGAGCGCAGCCAGTCGGCGACGTCGGCGCGGGGCTCGTTGTAGAAGAGTGCGGTGACGTCGGGGGTGGCGTCCTCGGCGGCACCGGCGGCGGCGCGCAGCTTGGCCATGTCCTCCCGGCGTCGCCGTTGGTGTTCGGGGTCGAAGAAGGTCGGCGAGAACGCTTCCACGGCAATGCGACTGTCGGCCGCGCTCAGCGCCTGGATCCTGTCGAACAGCAGATCCTGGGCCGCCGCAGGCAGATACGGTAGCAGTCCCTCGGCGAGCCAGGACGTCGGTCGTGACGGGTCGAAGCCGTTCTGCTGCAACGCCGTTGGCCAATCCTGACGCAGATCGACCGCCACCGCGACGTGGCGGGCGCTGGGCTCGGCGCCGTGGGCTCGTAGCGTCTCGGCCTTGAAGTCGAGCACTCTGGGTTGGTCGAGTTCGAACACGACGGTGTCGGACGTCCAGGGCAACCGCCACGCCCGTGCGTCCAAACCCGCCGCGAGGATGACGACCTGAGTGATGCCGGCTGCGCCCGCCTCGAGGAAGAAGTCGTCGAGGTGTTTCGTGCGCACGGCGGCGTAGCCGAATATCGACTGCGCGCGCTCCCGAATGCGTTCGGCCACCTCGGGATCGGCCTCGGCGAGCGCCTGGGCGTCGAACGGCGACCGCCAGCCGCGCTCGATGGCGGCATCGATGAACCACTGTGCGTACTGGTCGACGAACAGTGGTGTCGCTGAACTGGTTTCGGCGGCCCGCGCCATCGCGACGCCCAGTGCCGTGGCGCCGACGCTCTCGGTGACGTCCCAGTCGTCGTCGTCAGTTCTCGTCATGGTCGGCCATCTCGTCTCTGGTCAGTAGGTCGTCACGGTAGTTCTGTTCGCGGTAGGCGAGTTGGCCGACGCGGTTGGCGACCACCGGCGCGGTGATGACGGTGAAGATGCCCGCCAGGATCAGCATGCCCACGTCGGGATGACCACGCAGCCGGATCGCGGCTCCCAGCAGGACCAACAGGAGGCCGAGCACCTGCGGCTTGGTGGCAGCGTGCATGCGGGACAGCGTGTCCGGGAAGCGCACCACGCCGATCGCAGCGGTCAGCGCGAGGATCGAACCGCAGAGGACCAGGGTGGCGGCGGTGGCGTCGAGCACGCCGGTCCACGTCATCGTTCCTCGCCCGCGTCGGCGTCGTCGCGCACTCGGAACCGCGCCACGCTGACGGAGCCGACGAAGCTGATCAGCGCCAGCGCCGTCAGGCTGTAGGTGACGGTGGTGTCGAGGCTGTAGGCGGCCCACGTGCCGATCGCACACATCGTCACGGCGACGAAGGTGTCGAGCGCGACCAGCCGATCCAGCGTGCCGGGTCCCGCCAGTAGCCGGTACACGGTGATGCCCGCCGCCGCGGTCAGCAGCACCGCCGCGATGGTCCACACGGTGTTCATGCGCGATCCCGCTCCGCTTCTCGCTGGCTAGTCATTGCGCGCTCCCGCCCTGCTTCTCGCTGGCTAGTCACGTGGTCTCCCTCCGTGCCGGCTCCCAATCGGCATCGCGCTCGAACGAGGCGATCATCAGCCGTTCGACGTCGGCGATCTGGCGGTGGAACTTCTGCACGGCGGCATCGGATCCGACGTCGATGACGTGGACGTAGATCAACCGCCGCGTCTGGTCGATCTCCAGCACGATCGATCCGGGAATCAGGTTGATCACGTTGACGGCCAGCGCCAGGATGAAGTCCGACTTGATCGCCAGGTGCGCCCGCAGGACGGCCGCCTGCGGGGGCGGCCCCGGTCTGACCGCGAGCCAAGCCACCTGGACCGACGAGGCCACCAGGTAGTAGCTCACTCGAACGACCAAGGCCAGCAACGAGATTGGGTGCAGCCGACCCTCGACGGGTACGGCCGGCAGCGGCAGCAGCACGGTGATCACCAGCGCGACGGCCAGACCGCTGAGCACGTTCGCGGCGGAGACGTTGCCCCACAACAGCATCCACACCAGCGTCAGCCAGCACAGCACGCCGAGCCGCAGCAGTGTTCGTCTCGTCATGGCCGCAGCACCGCCGACGTGTACTGGCTGCGGTCGAGCACCTCGGTCGCCGCGCGCTCGGCGTAGCCGAAGATCGGCCCGGCGAAGACGGTCAGCGCCAGACCCACCGCGATGAGCGCCCCGGTCGGGACCAGCATGCCGATCGGCATGCGGCCGACGTCGTCGCGGTCGGAGTAGTCGATGTCCTCGTCGGAATCGTCGAGCAGCGCCGAGGGTCCCAGGTCGGCCAGCGCACCCTCCGGAGCGTCGACCCGCGCCCGCCAGAACGCCTTGGTCCAGACCCGCGCCATCACGTACAGGGTCAGCAGACTCGTCACGACGCTGCCGCCCACCAGGAGCCACGCCAGCGGTGACGCGGCCCGAGCGCCCGCCTCGAGCAGTGCGACCTTGCCGATGAACCCCGAGAACGGCGGTATACCACCGAGATTGAGGGCGGGCACGATGAACACCAACCCCAGCAGCGGACTGGCCGTGGCGAGTCCACCCAGCCGCTGCAGCGTCGACGCGCCCGCCTGCCGTTCGATCAGACCGACGACGAGGAAGAGCGTGGTCTGCACGACGATGTGGTGGGCCACGTAGTAGATCGCTCCCGACATGCCGAGCTGGCTGCCGAGCGCGATGCCGAACACCATGTAGCCGATGTGGCTCACCAACGTGAACGACAGCAGTCGCTTGACGTCGCTCTGCGCGATCGCGCCGAAGATGCCCACCAGCATCGTCACCAGCGCGGCCACTAGCAGGACGTGGTCGAGCGCTCCGCCGGGGAACAGCAGCGAGTGGGCCCGAATGATCGCGTAGACACCGACTTTCGTCAGCAGGCCCGCGAAGACCGCGGTGACCGGGGCGGGCGCAGTGGGGTAGGAGTCGGGCAGCCACGTCGACAGCGGGAACACGGCGGCCTTGATGCCGAACGCGACCATCAGCACGGCGAACATCGCGCTCCTGGTGCCCGACGGCACGTCGGCCAGGCGCACGGACAACTCGGCCATGTTCAGCGTGCCCGTCGCCGCGTAGATCATCGCCAGGCCGATCAGGAAGATCAGCGACGACACCATCGACACCATTACGTACGCGATGCCCGCCCGTACCCGATCGGTGCTGGCGCCGATGGTCAGCAGCACGAAGCTCGCCGACAGCAGCACCTCGAAGCCGACGAAGAGGTTGAACAGGTCTCCGGCCAGGAACGCCGTGCACACGCCCGCGGAGAGCACCAGGTAGGTGGGGAGGAAGATCGACACCGGCTGACGCTCGTCGCCGTCGCGAATGCCCTGCCCGATGGCGTAGAACACCACCGCCAGCAACACGATCGACGAGACCAGCAGCATGAGCGCCGACAGTCGGTCGACCACCAGCGTGATGCCCAGCGGACCCGCCCCGGTTACCGTCTGCCCCCAGCCGCCGACCTGGACCGCGATGGTGCCGTCGTGGTCGGCCAGGTAGACCAGCGCCGCGCACACGGCCACCACCGTGGCCAGCGCCGCCACGGCGATGGCGCGCTGCAGTCGCGGCCGTCGGCCGGCGAACAGCGTCGCCGC
This region includes:
- a CDS encoding Na+/H+ antiporter subunit E; translation: MTRRTLLRLGVLCWLTLVWMLLWGNVSAANVLSGLAVALVITVLLPLPAVPVEGRLHPISLLALVVRVSYYLVASSVQVAWLAVRPGPPPQAAVLRAHLAIKSDFILALAVNVINLIPGSIVLEIDQTRRLIYVHVIDVGSDAAVQKFHRQIADVERLMIASFERDADWEPARRETT
- a CDS encoding class I SAM-dependent methyltransferase — translated: MTRTDDDDWDVTESVGATALGVAMARAAETSSATPLFVDQYAQWFIDAAIERGWRSPFDAQALAEADPEVAERIRERAQSIFGYAAVRTKHLDDFFLEAGAAGITQVVILAAGLDARAWRLPWTSDTVVFELDQPRVLDFKAETLRAHGAEPSARHVAVAVDLRQDWPTALQQNGFDPSRPTSWLAEGLLPYLPAAAQDLLFDRIQALSAADSRIAVEAFSPTFFDPEHQRRRREDMAKLRAAAGAAEDATPDVTALFYNEPRADVADWLRSHGWDVSTETTATLMARHKPHLSRDLQNPDSIFVEGRRLTGP
- a CDS encoding monovalent cation/H+ antiporter complex subunit F, with the protein product MNTVWTIAAVLLTAAAGITVYRLLAGPGTLDRLVALDTFVAVTMCAIGTWAAYSLDTTVTYSLTALALISFVGSVSVARFRVRDDADAGEER
- the mnhG gene encoding monovalent cation/H(+) antiporter subunit G, which produces MTWTGVLDATAATLVLCGSILALTAAIGVVRFPDTLSRMHAATKPQVLGLLLVLLGAAIRLRGHPDVGMLILAGIFTVITAPVVANRVGQLAYREQNYRDDLLTRDEMADHDEN
- a CDS encoding LON peptidase substrate-binding domain-containing protein, which codes for MFPLESVRLPGEGLPLRIFEPRYGQLVRECLSGAGEFGVVLIAAGREVGGADVRCDVGSMAHIVESHDFGSGQYLIECEMRERFRVVSWLDDDPYPRADVEPWPDEPGSTVTGADIGVVEDRVMELFERIAAAQNATLPSRAELLGEPEPGQGAGDRLYALASRVPMGQADRYSILEAPSAAARLDALREGVETVAAMIEFQLADGGDAGQT
- a CDS encoding Na+/H+ antiporter subunit D, whose amino-acid sequence is MTGQMLAPLPTVIPMLAAAATLFAGRRPRLQRAIAVAALATVVAVCAALVYLADHDGTIAVQVGGWGQTVTGAGPLGITLVVDRLSALMLLVSSIVLLAVVFYAIGQGIRDGDERQPVSIFLPTYLVLSAGVCTAFLAGDLFNLFVGFEVLLSASFVLLTIGASTDRVRAGIAYVMVSMVSSLIFLIGLAMIYAATGTLNMAELSVRLADVPSGTRSAMFAVLMVAFGIKAAVFPLSTWLPDSYPTAPAPVTAVFAGLLTKVGVYAIIRAHSLLFPGGALDHVLLVAALVTMLVGIFGAIAQSDVKRLLSFTLVSHIGYMVFGIALGSQLGMSGAIYYVAHHIVVQTTLFLVVGLIERQAGASTLQRLGGLATASPLLGLVFIVPALNLGGIPPFSGFIGKVALLEAGARAASPLAWLLVGGSVVTSLLTLYVMARVWTKAFWRARVDAPEGALADLGPSALLDDSDEDIDYSDRDDVGRMPIGMLVPTGALIAVGLALTVFAGPIFGYAERAATEVLDRSQYTSAVLRP
- a CDS encoding glutamate--cysteine ligase, whose translation is MAAGSRPLRIDFKGSARQTIGVEWEFALVDAVTRELSNEAGAVIAEIGESPRVHKELLRNTVEVVTGICENSRAAMDDLRATLAPARRIVRARGMELFCAGTHPFAKWSAEQLTDAPRYAELIKRTQWWGRQMLIWGVHVHVGVSSAHKVMPIITSLLNQYPHLLALSASSPFWDGGDTGYASNRAMMFQQLPTAGLPFHFQEWSQFEQFVHDQKKTGIIDHMNEIRWDIRPSPHLGTIEVRIFDGVSNIAELGALVALTHCLIVDLDRRLDAGEHLPTMPPWHVQENKWRAARYGLDAVIILDEDSNERLVTEDLDELLNRLEPVAASLGCADELAQVADIYARGASYQRQRRVAEDTDGDLVAVVDSLIAELEL